One genomic segment of Penaeus chinensis breed Huanghai No. 1 chromosome 13, ASM1920278v2, whole genome shotgun sequence includes these proteins:
- the LOC125031636 gene encoding locomotion-related protein Hikaru genki-like, which translates to MDTSGPSQTPWFFTVLRVQKGQLDRERGITGSTRVKVFTDANGEWSSVPPRCLVVQCPVLAPDDPRLQLEESNTTYTGSAQFSCVPGFKLVGHRVVHCTANGTWSHGLPVCKEVLCRAVRSPDHGQVTGATITRRVGEAITYSCDAGYVVRGHSLAFCTQEGSWSHPPPQCVESCAHPGEPQHGHVSPRRPRYHIGATVLVTCRPGYRPAGPDRLTCLHTRRWSSPVTRCVPSFG; encoded by the exons ATGGACACCTCTGGCCCGTCTCAGACACCTTGGTTTTTCACCGTCCTTCGTGTACAGAAAGGGCAACTCGACCGTGAACGTGGCATTACGGGATCGACGCGTGTGAAAGTGTTCACTGATGCCAATG GAGAGTGGTCGAGTGTCCCGCCCAGGTGTCTCGTGGTGCAGTGCCCCGTGTTGGCACCCGACGACCCTCGCCTGCAGCTGGAGGAATCCAACACCACCTACACGGGCTCGGCGCAGTTCTCGTGCGTGCCCGGCTTCAAGCTGGTCGGGCATCGCGTCGTCCACTGCACCGCCAATGGCACTTGGTCCCACGGTCTGCCAGTGTGCAAAG AGGTGCTGTGTCGAGCCGTCCGTAGCCCCGACCACGGACAGGTGACCGGCGCGACGATCACCAGGAGGGTCGGAGAGGCCATCACGTACAGCTGCGACGCCGGATATGTAGTTCGTGGACACTCCCTGGCCTTCTGCACTCAGGAGGGGTCGTGGTCGCACCCGCCGCCCCAGT GCGTGGAGTCGTGCGCCCACCCCGGCGAGCCCCAGCACGGCCACGTGTCGCCCCGTCGGCCCCGGTACCACATCGGCGCCACCGTACTGGTCACTTGCCGCCCAGGTTACCGGCCAGCTGGTCCCGACCGCCTTACCTGCCTTCACACCCGCCGCTGGTCCTCGCCCGTCACCCGCTGCGTCCCGTCCTTCGGCTGA